Below is a window of Rhizobium jaguaris DNA.
CCGACGCGCTGCTGATCATCGGCGCCACGCCGCGCTTCGAAGCGGCTGTGTTGAACTCGCGCATCCGTAAGCGCTGGCGCAAGGGCAAGTTCCCGATCGGCGTGATCGGCGAACATGCCGACCTGCGTTACTCCTACGATTATCTCGGCGCCGGTCCCGATACGCTGGCCGATGTCGTCAGCGGTTCGCACAGCTTTGCCGAGGTTCTGAGGAATGCTGAGAAGCCGATGATCATCATCGGCCAAGGCGCGCTCATCCGCGAAGACGGTGCCGAGGTGCTGGCGAATGCCGCCAAGCTCGCTGCCGCCGTCGGCGTCGTGAAGGACGACTGGAACGGCTTTGCCGTGCTGCACACCGCGGCTTCCCGCGTTGGCGGCCTGGACCTCGGCTTCGTGCCGGGCGCAAAGGGCGTCAATGCTGCTGCCATGCTGTCCTCGATGGACGTTCTGTTCCTGCTTGGCGCCGATGAGCTCGACTTCACCCGCAAGGGCGCGAAGTTCACCGTCTATATCGGCTCGCACGGCGACAATGGCGCGCACAATGCCGACGTGATCCTGCCGGCCGCCACCTACACCGAAAAGTCGGGCACTTGGGTCAATACCGAAGGCCGCGTCCAGATGGGCAATCGTGCCGGCTTCGCACCGGGCGACGCCCGCGAGGACTGGGCCATCATCCGCGCCCTTTCCGACGTGCTTGGCAAGAAGCTTCCCTTTGATTCGTTGAGAGAATTGCGAGCCAAGCTCTATGCTGCTTTCCCGCATTTTGCAGGCATCGACGAGATCGCCGAAGGCGATAGCGCCCAAATTGTCGCACTCGCGAAAAAAGCCGGCGCGATGGGTAAATCCGGGTTTGCTTCGCCGATCAAAGACTTCTATTTGACGAACCCGATAGCGCGTGCCTCTGCCGTCATGGCGGAGTGCTCGGCATTGGCCCGCAACAATTTCCAGGCTGCGGCAGAGTAAGGGCAAAGGACTATGGATTCATTCGTTTCGACCTATCTTTGGCCGGCGCTGATTATCATCGGTCAGTCCCTGCTGCTCCTGGTCTGCCTGCTGATCTTCATCGCCTATATCCTTCTTGCCGACCGCAAGATCTGGGCGGCGGTTCAGCTGCGCCGCGGCCCGAACGTCGTCGGTCCTTTCGGCCTGTTCCAGTCCTTCGCCGACCTTCTGAAGTTCATGGTCAAGGAGCCGATCATTCCGGCTGGCGCCAACAAGACCGTCTTCCTGCTGGCTCCACTCGTTTCCGTGGTTCTGGCGCTGTCCACCTGGGCCGTCGTGCCGGTGGCGCATGGCTGGGTCATCGCCGACATCAATGTCGGCATTCTCTACATTCTGGCGATTTCGTCGCTCGAAGTGTACGGCATCATCATGGGCGGCTGGGCTTCGAACTCGAAGTATCCGTTCCTTGGCGCGTTGCGTTCTGCCGCGCAGATGGTGTCCTACGAAGTCTCGATCGGCTTCGTCATCGTCACCGTGCTGCTTTGCGTCGGCTCGCTCAACCTGACCGATATCGTCATGTCACAGCAGACCGGCCTCGGCACCAAGCTCGGCCTGCCTGCCTCGTTCCTCGATTGGCACTGGCTGTCGCTGTTCCCGATGTTCATCGTGTTCTTCATTTCGGCGCTCGCTGAAACGAACCGTCCGCCCTTCGATCTTCCGGAAGCGGAATCGGAACTGGTCGCCGGCTTCATGGTGGAATATGGTTCGTCGCCCTACATGATGTTCATGCTCGGCGAATATGCCGCCGTCGTTCTGATGTGCTCGCTGACCACGATCCTCTTCCTCGGTGGCTGGCTGCCACCGATCGATATCTGGATCCTGAACTGGGTCCCGGGCATCATCTGGTTCCTGCTGAAGTCGTGCCTCGTCTTCTTCATGTTCGCGATGGTCAAGGCGTTCGTGCCGCGCTACCGCTACGACCAGCTCATGCGCCTCGGCTGGAAGGTCTTCCTGCCGCTGTCGCTGGCCATGGTCATTATCGTTGCATTCGTGCTGAAGCTGACGGGATGGGCATGATGATGTCGATCCTCGCTTCAAGCAGATTTGGAGGTTGAAGATGGCCGGAATTTCCAACGCCGTCAGCTCGCTGTTCCTCAAGGAATTCGTCGGCGCATTCTTTCTGTCGATGCGCTATTTCTTCAAGCAGAAGGCGACGATTAATTATCCCTTCGAAAAGGGACCGGTCAGCCCGCGCTTCCGCGGCGAACATGCGCTGCGCCGCTATCCGAACGGTGAAGAGCGCTGCATCGCTTGCAAGCTCTGCGAAGCCATCTGTCCTGCTCAGGCCATCACCATCGAAGCCGGGCCGCGCCGCAATGACGGCACCCGCCGCACGGTGCGCTACGATATCGATATGGTGAAGTGCATCTATTGCGGCTTCTGCCAGGAGGCATGCCCCGTCGACGCCATCGTCGAAGGGCCGAACTTCGAATTCGCCACCGAAACCCGCGAAGAGCTTTACTTCGACAAGGCGCGGCTTCTGGAAAACGGTGACCGCTGGGAACGCGAAATCGCGCGCAACATCGCGATGGACTCGCCGTACCGCTAAGCGGAATTTTGAATATGCCGTGACGGGCGGCCGAGATTGTCGCCGTCGCGGTCGAATAGAGACCGGGGCTTTGCCGGACGTTTGTCCAGCAAGTCCCATCGGGCAGGGACACTCCCGGCTGCCCGGGGGAAGACGAAAAAGGCACCAACATGGGTCTGCAGGCTCTTTTTTTCTACATCTTCGCCTTTGTCGCGGTGGCGTCGGCGTTCATGGTTATCTCGGCGCGGAATCCGGTCCATTCGGTCCTGTTCCTCATCCTGGTCTTCTTTAATGCGGCCGGCCTCTTCCTCCTGATGGGGGCGGAATTCCTGGCGATGATCCTGCTGGTCGTCTATGTCGGCGCCGTCGCGGTTCTCTTCCTCTTCGTCGTCATGATGCTCGATATCGACTTCTCCGAGCTCAGGGCAGGCATTTTGGAATATGCGCCGATCGGCGCGCTGATCGGCATCATCCTCGCCGCCGAGCTGATCGTCGTCATCGGCGGCAGCGTGATTTCGCCCACGATCGCCAAGTCGGTCGCCATGCCGATCCCGGCGCTGACAACCCGGACGAACACCGCCGCACTCGGCGACGTGCTCTATACCAACTACGTTTATTTCTTCGAGATCGCCGGCCTTGTGCTCCTGGTCGCGATGATCGGCGCAATCGTGCTGACGCTGCAACATCGCACGCACGTCAAGCGTCAGAACATTCCCCAACAGGTCGCCCGCACGCCCGCGACCGCCGTCGAGGTGGTCAAGGTCAAGCCGGGGCAGGGCGTCTAAGGCGAGGCACGAGGGTCAAAGGAACAAGAATATGGTCATCGGACTTTCCCACTACCTGACGGTCAGCGCCATCCTTTTCGTGCTCGGCGTCTTCGGCATCTTCCTGAACCGCAAGAACGTCATCATCATCCTGATGTCGATCGAACTGATCCTGCTTGCGGTCA
It encodes the following:
- the nuoH gene encoding NADH-quinone oxidoreductase subunit NuoH; the encoded protein is MDSFVSTYLWPALIIIGQSLLLLVCLLIFIAYILLADRKIWAAVQLRRGPNVVGPFGLFQSFADLLKFMVKEPIIPAGANKTVFLLAPLVSVVLALSTWAVVPVAHGWVIADINVGILYILAISSLEVYGIIMGGWASNSKYPFLGALRSAAQMVSYEVSIGFVIVTVLLCVGSLNLTDIVMSQQTGLGTKLGLPASFLDWHWLSLFPMFIVFFISALAETNRPPFDLPEAESELVAGFMVEYGSSPYMMFMLGEYAAVVLMCSLTTILFLGGWLPPIDIWILNWVPGIIWFLLKSCLVFFMFAMVKAFVPRYRYDQLMRLGWKVFLPLSLAMVIIVAFVLKLTGWA
- the nuoI gene encoding NADH-quinone oxidoreductase subunit NuoI, which translates into the protein MAGISNAVSSLFLKEFVGAFFLSMRYFFKQKATINYPFEKGPVSPRFRGEHALRRYPNGEERCIACKLCEAICPAQAITIEAGPRRNDGTRRTVRYDIDMVKCIYCGFCQEACPVDAIVEGPNFEFATETREELYFDKARLLENGDRWEREIARNIAMDSPYR
- a CDS encoding NADH-quinone oxidoreductase subunit J, translated to MGLQALFFYIFAFVAVASAFMVISARNPVHSVLFLILVFFNAAGLFLLMGAEFLAMILLVVYVGAVAVLFLFVVMMLDIDFSELRAGILEYAPIGALIGIILAAELIVVIGGSVISPTIAKSVAMPIPALTTRTNTAALGDVLYTNYVYFFEIAGLVLLVAMIGAIVLTLQHRTHVKRQNIPQQVARTPATAVEVVKVKPGQGV